The Terriglobus roseus sequence GTCTCAAGTCGCGAAGGGGATGGGCGCGCTCCGGAAAGCCCCGTGCGAGCTGTGCGTTGTTTTGCCGACACTGACGAACCGCCCCGCGTCGCGCTCAGGAGCCGACCGTTCCGCCCATCGCCTCGGCGCCCTCAAGCGCAGACTCACTGCGCGGAGTGCTGTGGCTGGCATGGGAGCGGTCGCTATGAAGTGCGCCGCCGCGCGTGGATACCACCGTGGAGATGGCATGCTTGAAGATCAATTGCTCTTGGGCGTTGTTCTCAAGAAGAACAGAGTACTTATCGAACGACCGGATCTTGCCCGTCAACTTGACGCCACTAACCAGGTAGATGGTGACTGCACTCTTATCTTTACGGACGGTATTAAGAAAGGTGTCCTGAATATTCTGTGCCGGCTTGGAATCCATGTGCCGATCTCCCCTTTTTCTTGCGCTGCATACGTGCGCGCGCTGTCAAATGTACTGCCTCTAAGAAAAACCTGAACGACTCGCTTTGGCAGATCGTCTTCGGTTGAGCACAAGGGCCGATGCCCCCAAGACCCTACACAATACGGGGACAACCCTAACCCTGGCAAGGGTAAACCTACCACGGAACGGCGAGCGATTGACCCCGAGGTGTTAGACGCAGGTTATCGCCCGACGACACGGCCCATTTTGGGCCATCCTTGGAAATTATTGATAGAGTGCCATGTCGCCGTGCGCTATTCCACGTATCGAACTCAATGCGCCCTTTTACCGCGATGACGATACCATCAACGGTGATGTCTTCAACCGATTTCGCTCCCGTCCCAATCCTCGACCTCAGCCGCCAATACGCCACCGTGGGCGACGAGATCGGGCGCGCCATCGCCGACGTCTGCGCGGGCGGCCGCTTCATTCTGGGTCGCGAGGTCAGCGACTTCGAAGCCGCCTTCACCCGCACGACGGGTGCAACGGAAGCTGTGGGCTGCGCGAGCGGGACCGATGCTCTCTGGCTGGCCATGGCTGCACTGGGTGTTGGCGAGGGCGCGGCCGTGGTCACTACGCCGTTCTCGTTCTTCGCGACCGTCAGCAGCATCCTTCGGGCGGGAGCGCGGCCGGTGCTGGCCGACATCGACCCCATCAGCTTCAACATCTCTGCGGATGCCGTGGCAGATGCCGTGGCTGCCAACCCCGACGTCCGTGCGGTCATACCCGTTCATCTCTACGGCCAGTGCGCGGACTGGGATGCGCTGGCACCCCTGGCGAAAAAGCACGGGCTGCTGACGATCGAGGATGCCGCACAGGCTTTCGGTGCCAGTTGGAGCGGCACCGAGGCGGGAGCGCTCGGCGATGCGGGTGCCTTCTCCTTCTACCCCACCAAGAACCTGAGCGCGTGGGGCGATGCAGGCCTGACCACCTTCCGCGATGCCGCCGCCGGCGAACGAGCCCGCGCGCTGCGTGCCCACGGCATGCGCCGCCGCTACTATCACGACGAGGTCGGCTGGAACTCGCGCCTGGATACCGTTCAGGCGGCCGTGTTGCTGGTGAAGATGAAGTACATCGCACAGTGGAATGAGGACCGCCGCAGCGTCGCCGCACGCTATGCCGCAATGTTTGCCGACACAAATCTGGTGGGGACGGTAGCAGATGGTGGCATCGTCCTGCCCACGGCCGACTCGCGCGGCGTGCACGTCTGGCATCAGTACGTCATCCGCACGCCACGCCGCGATGAACTACGCGCGCACCTGGCGTCACTCAAGATTGGCAGTGAGATTTACTATCCGGTGCCGCTGCACATGCAGGACGCGCTGCAGAACCTGGGCTATCGCGCAGGCCAGTTCCCCGAGAGCGAGAAGGCTGCGCGCGAAGTGCTGGCACTGCCGATCTATCCAGAGCTTCGCGAGGGTGAGCAGATCCGCGTGGTTGAAGCGATTCAGGGCTTCCTCCGATAGCAGGCTTTCCCCAACTCCCAGGTCGTGATCGTGTGCGAGTGCAGCGGAGTCGAAAAGGACAACCCGAAGTGGGCGAGCCTGACGCACTAAGATGGAATGCGATGAGCTCAACCGTAACCGTCGGCAACGTCACCTTCAGCAATCGATCCCCTCTGGCGTTGATCGCCGGCCCGTGCCAGATGGAGAGCCGAGCCCATGCGCTGGAGACGGCATCTGCGCTGAAGGAGATCACGTCGAAGCTGGGCCTCGGCCTGGTCTATAAAAGCAGCTTCGACAAAGCCAATCGCACCAGCGCCAATGCGCAGCGGGGCATCGGGCTTGAGGCTTCGCTACCGATTTTCGCCGAAATCCGCGAGACGCTCGGCCTGTCGACACTAACGGATGTGCACGAGAGCTGGCAGTGCGAGCCTGTCGCTGATGCCGTGGATGTCTTGCAGATTCCTGCGTTTCTTTGCCGTCAGACCGACCTGCTGCTGGCCGCCGCCGCTACGGGCCGCACGGTGAATGTGAAGAAGGGCCAGTTTCTCTCGCCGCCGGAGATGGCCCATGTCGTCAACAAGTTGAAAGATGCAGCGGGCGGCGTGCTGGTGACAGAGCGCGGCACGACCTTCGGCTACAACACGCTGGTGACCGACATGCGATCGCTGCCTGTACTGGCACAGACCGGAGCGCCGGTGATCTTCGACGCGACGCACTCGGTGCAGCAGCCCGGCGGCTTAAACGGCGCCAGCGGCGGCCAGCGCGAATTTGTGCCGGTGCTGGCACGCGCGGCCGTCAGCGTTGGTGTGGCGGGCGTCTTCATCGAGACACATCCCGACCCCGATCATGCGCCGAGTGATGGACCGAACATGATCGCGTTGAAAGATATGGAAGCGCTGCTGCGCGACCTGATGGCCTTCGACACACTGTCCAAGAGTCTGACGGCGCGTTCGGCCGATCCTGCGAACGCACCTTCTTGCAGCTAAAGGGTGCTTAAGGCGAGGACAGTCATTGTGAGCAACGAAGCCCGGCAGAGCGCAGCAGACACGATCGCGTGTGAGATTCGCGGTCTGGAAGCACTGCGGAATGCCTTCGGGGGACCGCTTGGCGCTGCGTTCGAACGCGCTGTCGAAGCCCTGACAAATGCACCCGGCCGCGTCATCGTCACAGGCGTCGGCAAGAGCGGGCACATTGCTCGCAAGATCGCGGCAACCCTGGCTTCCACCGGTAAGCCCGCGCACTTCGTGCATCCCTCGGACGCGAGCCACGGCGACCTGGGCATGGTGCGCCCGGACGATGTCGTCATGGCGCTGTCGTGGTCCGGCGAAACTGCAGAGCTATCCGACATTGTTGCCTATACGCGCCGCTTCGGCGTAACGCTGATCGCCAGCACCGGAAGTGCAGAGAGCACGCTGGCGCGCGCTGCGGACATCGTTCTGGCCATGCCCTCCTGCGACGAGGCGTGCAGTGACCTGCTCGCTCCCACGACCAGCACCACGATGCAGCTCGCATTGGGCGATGCGCTGGCCGTTGCGTTGCTCGACCGTGGCAGCTTCAGCGCGGAAGACTTTCGTACACTGCATCCTGGCGGACGCCTGGGTGCGCGTCTGCTCCGCGTCAGCGCGCTGATGCACACGGGCGACGAACTGCCGTTGGTCACAGAAGATGCCTCGCTTCAAGAGGCGATCGTCCGCATGACCGGTGGTCGATTCGGCATGACCGGCGTGGTGAATACCGATGGAACGCTCGTGGGTGTTATCACCGATGGCGATCTGCGACGTGCATTCACGCGTGGCTTCCAGGATCGACCGGCAACGGAAGTCATGGGCCGCTCGCCACGCACGATCGCACCCGACGAACTTGCTCAGGCCGCGCTCGCACGCATGAATGCTGAAGGCATCACCAGCCTCTTCGTGCTGGACCACGGTCGTGTAACAGGCGTGCTGCACGTGCACGACCTACTGCGTGCCGGCCTGGTCTGAAACGAGAGGAATTCGGATCATTGACGCGCTAATGGTTGTCGATCGGATCGGGCAGCGGTGCGGAAGCGGGACGGTGCGGCGTGAGCTTTGGCACCACGAACTCCTGCATGATGGCGGCAAAGGCGCCGAAGGCTGAACCAAGCGCCGCGTTCGTCAAAGTCAAACCGGCTCCGTTCCGATTCGCGGCCGGGTAGTACAGATTCGAGATACCGGCAGACGCGAAATTACCGAGGACGCTCGAATAGTTGAATTCGCGTCTCCCATCGTCACCCCGGCAGACGAAGACGCTGGCAATGGCGTGCTTCGCCCGAGACGTTTTGGTGCCGGTTCCCTGCCAGTAGTACCGCGGATCCTGGTGAAAGATGACTGGCAGGATCGCGCCGCCGAGGAAGGTGCTGACGGCGCCGTCCGCGAAGTTCGCACCATAACGTTGTGCGTACCCCTTGCCGTCGTAGCCCCAGCCATTGACGCCGCCGGTCGCCTGCTCAATGCCCGCGGCCACGCCGCTGCCGAGAAACGACACCGGGTCGAGCGTCGATCTCCAGGCAAGATGGAACTTCTGCTTTGTTGTGAGCGGAGCGGGATTCCGAAAGTAGACGACGTAGAAGTTTGGAATAACGCCGAGTACGCGCTGCTTCTCTTCTGCGGCGAGCTGTGCCACCGCGATGTCATGGGATGAAGCAACCACCGAAACCGAGGTGGCGACCGTAGCGGGGAGGGCCAGGGGCTCCAGTTCCTTCTGTTCCGCGGTGGCCAGCGTGCCCTCTTCCACCTCGGCCTCAAAGCCGCTCGCAGCGGCGCGGACCGTGTAGTGTCCGGCGGCCAGGCCGTAGACATGGAAGGTGCCGGAACTGTCTGCCAGTTGAGCCGTGGTACGGCCGCTCGCGGTGACCTCGACGTGCGCGCCGGGGAGCAGCCCACCCTCCTGGTCAGTGATCACACCGGTCAAGGAAGCGTTGCTGTCGGCCTTGGGCCCGTCGGGAAGTGTTGATTCCACCACTGCACCGCCCTGCTGGCCTGCGCAGATGCGCACGCAGAGGCAAACCACTAGCGCGGCCACCGGTCCACGGATGCGAAACATGCTCAAGTAGACGCCGCGCAATCGGAAGAGTTCTCGCCCACAACAAATAAACCGCGCGCTGGCGAGGCTTTCATTCCGCTTTTGGCGCGGGGGACTTCCGGTCACTTCTTTTTCTTCTTGTCTTTCTTTTCGATGGGCGCAAGCTGCGCTTCGGCCGGTGCCGTAGTTCCAGGTGCAAGGACACGTCGAGTAATATTGCCCTCAAGCCGATATGTCTTGGTGACTAACTGAGCCTTCGAGGGCCGGATCTGCCCCGTCGCCGGGTCTGGCTGCGGAACGGGCGCACCAGCTGCCAGCACCGTGTACGTGTAGGAAGGGGCAGGGCCGGTCGCGGGGATGCGGTCGTGTGCCGGTGTGCCGGGATCGATACCAATCTTGACCGGCAGATAGCCCAGGATGTTCCGGTCGCGGTTCGCCGTCTCATAGCGATGCTTCTTCAGGTTCCAGGAGAAGACGCGGATCTGGTTGAAGTCGTACGGCAGCCCCGCCTGGTACGGACTGTAGACAGCCACGTATTGCGGCACTTCCTGGCTGGCGCCTTCCACCGTCGGGTCGACGACCTTGTTCAGAACGTAAGCGCCGACGATGCGCTGGCCTTCGGAGTAGCGCGTGATGGACTCTGGCGCGTCGGTATCGAGCATGCGGCTGACCATCCAGCCTGTGCGATTCTTGCTGTCGCGGACCAGCCACCAGTCGTCCATGGCGGGCGGCGGAGGGGGTACCGGAGCAGCCCCCGGAATGGGCCTCCCAGCCTTGTCTTTCGGTATCTGGGCCGTGGGCGGAGGTGTGCCCGGCGGCAGCGGTTTCAGGGTGCTGGCGCGCTCCAGCAGCTTCAGCTTTTCACCTTCATCCAGGCGGTACAACTTATCCGTGGCGAGACCCGGTGATGCGTGCAGGTAGACATCGTCACGCACGGTGCCGGTCGCTACGAATGGCTCGTCCTTGTGGGCCTTGCCCAGGTCTTCGAACTCGGTGGCAACCTTCTCCGTTGCAACGGCGCGCTCATCAATCCAGCCAATCTCGCCGGCATCGGTCTTCACGCGGTAGAAGCGGCGGTTCTGTTCCAGGATCTCGAGGCGCTGGCCGTTCACTACGTTTCCCGTACGGTTCGACACCGCGGCAATACGATCTCGCAGGAACGTCGCCTTCGAGGTGACGTACACATAGTGTGTGAATGGCTTGGGCTTAAGGCTGCTGCAACCGGTCAGCAGCAGCGGCAACAGCACAGCAGCGGCAACGGAACGCAGGGTCTGGCGACGGAAAATCGATAAAGGCTGAAAAGGCATCCGAGCAGGTTTGAGGATAGCATCGCATTCCGCGTTGCTAATGGGATAGCGCCAACACGCTGGCGTTCGTACCAGTCGCGGCCGAACTCACGGAATACAGTCGGCCCAGGTTCGTGGCATCGAAGCCGTACAGCGACAGGTCCGGCGAGCCAGAGTAAGAGGCCGCCAGCAACCACTTCCCTGTCGAGTCCGCACCGAGCGACTGCACCGCGACACCCGAAGAGAACGGAGAGCCGGCAATCGCTGTCAGCGCGGCATTGGTGCCGATGTTGTAGCCGCTGATGGTGCCGTCCGTGCGGTTCGCCACGTAGACGTACTTGTTCGTATTGTCCAGAACGACAGAATAGGGCTGCGCTCCTGCCGCGTACGTGGTCGAGGTTGTAGGCGTCAGGTTCCCGTTACTTCCTACCGTGCTGACCACCAGGCCCGGATTACTGCCGGATCGGGCCTCATAAAGGTAGGTGCTGGTGCTGTCGATTGCGATGCCGTTATCGCTGGTGGTGCCGGGAGGCGTGGTCTGCGTCAGCAGTGCCAGTGCGCCCGTTGTGGTGTTGAAGCTGAAGACCAGTTCGCCCGCCGTACCCATCGCCGCGACAACGTAGGCGCCACTGGGCGCAATGCGCAACTGCTGCGGGATGACGGTGCCGCTGGCGGTAAAGCCAATACCGCTGTTGGGCCCTGGCGTCAGCGTTCCATCCGTGTTGATGGCGAACAAGTCAATCGAATTGCCGCTACCATCCAGGACCATCATCCACTTACCGTCAGGCGACACCTGCATGTCCGTGCAGATGGCATTGGCAATTGCGTTGCCGCTGCTCATTGCGGCAAGCGTACCGTCGGACGCAATGGTGTAGCCGTAGATCGCCGAGACCGTGCCGACCCACAGAAATTTGTTGTCGCGGCTGACGACCAGCGCTGTCGGCGGCAGGCCCAGCGTAATCGGCGAACCTGACAGGGCCGCCAGAGTACCAGTCGTGGAGATGCCAAGACCGGTGACCGTATTCGATCCGGTGTTGGCTACAAACGCATAGTTGGTGGCGGAAGTACCAGTGGTAGTGCCGGTCGTGGAGTCCTTCTGAAAAAAGCCGTTGCAACCCGAGATGGGCAGCAGGCAAAGCAACAAAAGCGACGGCTTGATC is a genomic window containing:
- a CDS encoding SH3 domain-containing protein produces the protein MPFQPLSIFRRQTLRSVAAAVLLPLLLTGCSSLKPKPFTHYVYVTSKATFLRDRIAAVSNRTGNVVNGQRLEILEQNRRFYRVKTDAGEIGWIDERAVATEKVATEFEDLGKAHKDEPFVATGTVRDDVYLHASPGLATDKLYRLDEGEKLKLLERASTLKPLPPGTPPPTAQIPKDKAGRPIPGAAPVPPPPPAMDDWWLVRDSKNRTGWMVSRMLDTDAPESITRYSEGQRIVGAYVLNKVVDPTVEGASQEVPQYVAVYSPYQAGLPYDFNQIRVFSWNLKKHRYETANRDRNILGYLPVKIGIDPGTPAHDRIPATGPAPSYTYTVLAAGAPVPQPDPATGQIRPSKAQLVTKTYRLEGNITRRVLAPGTTAPAEAQLAPIEKKDKKKKK
- a CDS encoding DegT/DnrJ/EryC1/StrS family aminotransferase, with the translated sequence MSSTDFAPVPILDLSRQYATVGDEIGRAIADVCAGGRFILGREVSDFEAAFTRTTGATEAVGCASGTDALWLAMAALGVGEGAAVVTTPFSFFATVSSILRAGARPVLADIDPISFNISADAVADAVAANPDVRAVIPVHLYGQCADWDALAPLAKKHGLLTIEDAAQAFGASWSGTEAGALGDAGAFSFYPTKNLSAWGDAGLTTFRDAAAGERARALRAHGMRRRYYHDEVGWNSRLDTVQAAVLLVKMKYIAQWNEDRRSVAARYAAMFADTNLVGTVADGGIVLPTADSRGVHVWHQYVIRTPRRDELRAHLASLKIGSEIYYPVPLHMQDALQNLGYRAGQFPESEKAAREVLALPIYPELREGEQIRVVEAIQGFLR
- a CDS encoding carboxypeptidase-like regulatory domain-containing protein, with amino-acid sequence MFRIRGPVAALVVCLCVRICAGQQGGAVVESTLPDGPKADSNASLTGVITDQEGGLLPGAHVEVTASGRTTAQLADSSGTFHVYGLAAGHYTVRAAASGFEAEVEEGTLATAEQKELEPLALPATVATSVSVVASSHDIAVAQLAAEEKQRVLGVIPNFYVVYFRNPAPLTTKQKFHLAWRSTLDPVSFLGSGVAAGIEQATGGVNGWGYDGKGYAQRYGANFADGAVSTFLGGAILPVIFHQDPRYYWQGTGTKTSRAKHAIASVFVCRGDDGRREFNYSSVLGNFASAGISNLYYPAANRNGAGLTLTNAALGSAFGAFAAIMQEFVVPKLTPHRPASAPLPDPIDNH
- the hfq gene encoding RNA chaperone Hfq, translated to MDSKPAQNIQDTFLNTVRKDKSAVTIYLVSGVKLTGKIRSFDKYSVLLENNAQEQLIFKHAISTVVSTRGGALHSDRSHASHSTPRSESALEGAEAMGGTVGS
- a CDS encoding lactonase family protein yields the protein MRIKPSLLLLCLLPISGCNGFFQKDSTTGTTTGTSATNYAFVANTGSNTVTGLGISTTGTLAALSGSPITLGLPPTALVVSRDNKFLWVGTVSAIYGYTIASDGTLAAMSSGNAIANAICTDMQVSPDGKWMMVLDGSGNSIDLFAINTDGTLTPGPNSGIGFTASGTVIPQQLRIAPSGAYVVAAMGTAGELVFSFNTTTGALALLTQTTPPGTTSDNGIAIDSTSTYLYEARSGSNPGLVVSTVGSNGNLTPTTSTTYAAGAQPYSVVLDNTNKYVYVANRTDGTISGYNIGTNAALTAIAGSPFSSGVAVQSLGADSTGKWLLAASYSGSPDLSLYGFDATNLGRLYSVSSAATGTNASVLALSH
- a CDS encoding KpsF/GutQ family sugar-phosphate isomerase — translated: MSNEARQSAADTIACEIRGLEALRNAFGGPLGAAFERAVEALTNAPGRVIVTGVGKSGHIARKIAATLASTGKPAHFVHPSDASHGDLGMVRPDDVVMALSWSGETAELSDIVAYTRRFGVTLIASTGSAESTLARAADIVLAMPSCDEACSDLLAPTTSTTMQLALGDALAVALLDRGSFSAEDFRTLHPGGRLGARLLRVSALMHTGDELPLVTEDASLQEAIVRMTGGRFGMTGVVNTDGTLVGVITDGDLRRAFTRGFQDRPATEVMGRSPRTIAPDELAQAALARMNAEGITSLFVLDHGRVTGVLHVHDLLRAGLV
- the kdsA gene encoding 3-deoxy-8-phosphooctulonate synthase yields the protein MSSTVTVGNVTFSNRSPLALIAGPCQMESRAHALETASALKEITSKLGLGLVYKSSFDKANRTSANAQRGIGLEASLPIFAEIRETLGLSTLTDVHESWQCEPVADAVDVLQIPAFLCRQTDLLLAAAATGRTVNVKKGQFLSPPEMAHVVNKLKDAAGGVLVTERGTTFGYNTLVTDMRSLPVLAQTGAPVIFDATHSVQQPGGLNGASGGQREFVPVLARAAVSVGVAGVFIETHPDPDHAPSDGPNMIALKDMEALLRDLMAFDTLSKSLTARSADPANAPSCS